From the genome of Natrinema marinum:
GGGCGGCGGCGCGGGCGCTCGAGGCGACGCTCGCGGAACTGTTCGGCTGAGGAGCGAGCGATCCACTCTCGAGGCGAGAACGACCGACGAGCAGCTGCTTTCGGCGGATTCACATCGACATCAGCGCGATGGCCAGTACGCTCAGTCCGATCGCGGCGAGCTTGCGGGCGGTAACGGCCTCGTCGAAAGCGACGATGCCGACGAGCGAGCTGACGACGATGAACAGACCGTAGATCGGCACGACGACGCTGACCGGGCCGAGCGCGAGCGCCCGGTAGTAGGTCAGCAGGCCCACGGTCAACAGGACGCCCAGCGCGGCGATGTACGGCGTCCGTGGATGGCGGAGATAGGGCCGGACGGACAGTCCGCGAGCGCGGATCACCAGCCCGACGGTGACGAACATCACCGAGTTCGAGAGGAACACCGCGAGCGTACTGGGGAGGTCGGTCATCGCGAGCGAGAGCAGCGGGGCGACCAGGCTGTAGGCCAGACAGGCGACGATCGAGAGCTCGAGGTACCGTCGCATCACTCCTCACCCCCGGCGGCGAGGTAGATCGCGACCGCCGCGACGACGATGCCAGCCGCGCGGGTGACGGTCAGCTCCTCGCCGAGAAAGACGATCCCGATGACCGAGCTCCCGACGATGAAGAGACCGTAGATCGGCACGACGACACTGACTGGCCCCCGCTCGAGCGCCCGATAGTACGCCAAAATTCCGATCGAGAGGAAGAGCCCGGCGACGTAGACGATTCCCGCTGCGGGGGTGGTCGCGTCGACGGGCCGGCCGGTTTCCGTAACGAGCAAGACGACGGTCGTCAGAGAGAGGAAGATCGTCGTCGAGAGGAAGAGCGCGACCGCGGGCGGCACGTCCGTGGTGACGACGCTCGTCAGCGGTGCGACGAGCCCGTAGGCCACGAGGGCGACGATCACCCACAGCAGGTACTCCATATCGGGTCGTCACCGACGGCCCCCTATACTGTCACGGTCCCGGACCGAAGGGCCGCGACCGCGCTCGACGCGCGGCGGCGGAACGCGAGGCTCGAGGACTACTCGCTTCGCTCTACGTCGTCGACCAGCTCGCTCGCGACGCCGGTGTAGCCCGCGGGCGTCAGCGCGCGCAGTTCCTCGCGAACGTCGTCGTCGACCTCGAGTTCGTCGAACATCTCGCGGAAGTCCGCGAGCGTCACGTCTTTCCCGCGGGTGACGGCCTTGACGCGCTCGTAGGCGTCGGCCTGTCCCTCGCGCCGGAGGATCGTCTGGACGGCCTCGCCGATGATTTCGGGCGTGCTCTCGAGGTCTTCGCGCATCACGTGTTCGTTGGGAACGACCTTCGAGAGGCCGGCGGCGGTCTTCCCGTAGCCGATCAGGCAGTGGGCGAACGCGCTGCCGATGTTGCGCTTGACCGTCGAGTCCGAGAGGTCCCGCTGGAGCCGGGAAGTGGTGACGTAGTCGGCGAGGAAGGTCAGATCGGAGTTGGCCTTCGAGAGGTTGCCTTCGCTGTTCTCGAAGTCGATCGGATTGACCTTGTGGGGCATCGTCGACGAGCCGGTCTCGCCCTCGACGGCCTCCTGACCCAGATAGCGGTCGGAGACGTAGAGCCACATGTCCAGATCGAGGTCCAACAGGACGTCGTTGGCCCCGCGGAACGCGTCGAACAGCGCGGCGAGGTCGTCGCAAGGGTTGACCTGCGTCGTGAGGGGTTCGAACTCGAGGCCCAGTCCCCGAACGAACTCCGCCGCGAACGCCTGCCAGTCCACGTCGGGGTAGGCCGCGACGTGGGCCGCGTACGTGCCGGACGCGCCGCCGAGTTTCCCCCGCAGATCGTCGGTCGCCTGCCGGATCCGTCCCGTCGCGCGGCCGAGCCGCGAGGCGTAGACGGCCAGCTCCTTCCCGAAGGTCGTCGGCGTCGCGGGCTGGCCGTGAGTTCGGGCCAGCATCGGGAGGTCGCGGTGCTCGCGGGCCATGTTGGCGAGGGTATCGCGCACGTCGTACAGTCTCGGCAGGAGCACCTCGTCGACGGCGTCGCGGACGAGCAGCCGATGGGCGAGGTTGTTCACGTCCTCGCTGGTCAGCCCGAAGTGGATCCAGGCCGAGGCGTTGCTGTCGTCGGGCAGCCGATGGCGGACGAAGTACTCGACAGCCTTCACGTCGTGGTTCGTCGCCTCGAACTCCTCGTGGCCCTCGGTCTCGAGTTTCTTGATCAGTTGGGCGTCCTCCTCAGCGAAGCCCTCGTAGAGGCCCCGAAGCTGTTCCCGTGCCTCGAGGTCGAGTTCCAGCGGCGTCGCCTCGAGGTCGGCCAGCGCAATCAGATACTCGACTTCGACGCGAACGCGGGCGCGCATCAGCGCGGCCTCGCTCGCGTACGGCGACAGCGGCGCGGTCCGGCCGCCGTACCGCCCGTCCAGCGGCGAGACGGCGTACAGGGCGTCGGTCTCGGTCATACCCGTCGTTGGTCGAGGTGGTCGCAAAAGCGTGTCGAAACCCCTGCCCGGGCTGGGCCACGAGCGTGCATACCTCTGAGGGCCAAACCACGAATACGGCACGAATGATACACGTTCGTGCATACAACGGGGCTCGAGACCGCAACCACTTTGCCGCTCGCGGGCGCGGGTCCGACCATGACGCGAATCGCCGGGATGGCCGGCAACCGAGGGCGCAACCTGTTGAATATCGCCGACCGACGGCCGGGCGGGGCCGAATTTGCCGTGATCCTGACGAACGCGGAAGACGCGCCGGTGCTCGAGGCTGCAGCGGAACGCGGGATTCCGACCGAAGTCGTCCCGATGGACGACGACATGAGCCGCCGCGAGCACGAGGAGGCGGTGCTCGAGGCACTCTCGGAGTACGACTTCGACCTCGTCTGTCTGGACGGCTACATGCGGATCCTCTCCGACACGTTCCTCGAGGAAGCGCCGACGACGCTGAACGTCCACCCCGCCCTGTTACCGTCGTTCCCCGGGATGGACGCCTGGGGCGACGCGCTCGAGGCCGGCGTCTCGGTGACCGGCTGTACGGTCCACGTCGTCACCGACGCGACCGACGAGGACGGCGACGTGATCGAGTCGGAGGTCGACGCCGGCCCGATCGTCACGCAGGAGCCGATCCCGGTCTACGAGGGCGACGACGAAGAGAGTCTGAAAGAGCGAGTCCTCTACGAGGGCGAGTTCCGCGCGTACCCCCGCGCCGTGAAGTGGTTCGCCGAAGGCGTGGCCAACGTGGATCTCGAGGCCGGCGAGGTCTCGGTCGACGCCGACGTGGCGAGTACCGACGCGGATGACCACGACGGGCTGCCCGCCCGCCGACTGATTTCGGACGACCGTGCGGACACGCTCCGCTACGGCGAGAACCCACACCAGGACGCGGCGGTATACGCCGACTACACCGCGGACGAGGCCAGCGTCGTCCACGCCGACCAACTGAACGAGGGCGCGAAGGCGCTGTCGTACAACAACTACAACGACGCCGACGGCGCGCTGAATCTGATCAAGGAGTTCGACGAGCCCGCGGCGGCGGTCATCAAGCACACCAACCCCGCGGGCTGTGCGACCGCCGATTCGCTCGCCGAGGCCTACGAGAAAGCGCTCTCGACGGACCCGATGAGCGCCTTCGGCGGCATCGTCGCGCTCAATCGGGAGTGCAACGTCGCGACTGCGG
Proteins encoded in this window:
- a CDS encoding EamA family transporter, whose translation is MRRYLELSIVACLAYSLVAPLLSLAMTDLPSTLAVFLSNSVMFVTVGLVIRARGLSVRPYLRHPRTPYIAALGVLLTVGLLTYYRALALGPVSVVVPIYGLFIVVSSLVGIVAFDEAVTARKLAAIGLSVLAIALMSM
- a CDS encoding EamA family transporter, whose protein sequence is MEYLLWVIVALVAYGLVAPLTSVVTTDVPPAVALFLSTTIFLSLTTVVLLVTETGRPVDATTPAAGIVYVAGLFLSIGILAYYRALERGPVSVVVPIYGLFIVGSSVIGIVFLGEELTVTRAAGIVVAAVAIYLAAGGEE
- the purB gene encoding adenylosuccinate lyase, with protein sequence MTETDALYAVSPLDGRYGGRTAPLSPYASEAALMRARVRVEVEYLIALADLEATPLELDLEAREQLRGLYEGFAEEDAQLIKKLETEGHEEFEATNHDVKAVEYFVRHRLPDDSNASAWIHFGLTSEDVNNLAHRLLVRDAVDEVLLPRLYDVRDTLANMAREHRDLPMLARTHGQPATPTTFGKELAVYASRLGRATGRIRQATDDLRGKLGGASGTYAAHVAAYPDVDWQAFAAEFVRGLGLEFEPLTTQVNPCDDLAALFDAFRGANDVLLDLDLDMWLYVSDRYLGQEAVEGETGSSTMPHKVNPIDFENSEGNLSKANSDLTFLADYVTTSRLQRDLSDSTVKRNIGSAFAHCLIGYGKTAAGLSKVVPNEHVMREDLESTPEIIGEAVQTILRREGQADAYERVKAVTRGKDVTLADFREMFDELEVDDDVREELRALTPAGYTGVASELVDDVERSE
- the purH gene encoding bifunctional phosphoribosylaminoimidazolecarboxamide formyltransferase/IMP cyclohydrolase; this encodes MTRIAGMAGNRGRNLLNIADRRPGGAEFAVILTNAEDAPVLEAAAERGIPTEVVPMDDDMSRREHEEAVLEALSEYDFDLVCLDGYMRILSDTFLEEAPTTLNVHPALLPSFPGMDAWGDALEAGVSVTGCTVHVVTDATDEDGDVIESEVDAGPIVTQEPIPVYEGDDEESLKERVLYEGEFRAYPRAVKWFAEGVANVDLEAGEVSVDADVASTDADDHDGLPARRLISDDRADTLRYGENPHQDAAVYADYTADEASVVHADQLNEGAKALSYNNYNDADGALNLIKEFDEPAAAVIKHTNPAGCATADSLAEAYEKALSTDPMSAFGGIVALNRECNVATAEQIIDSFKEVVVAPGYTDDALEVLFEKDNLRVLDVGELGERTERFTEKPLVGGRLVQERDLQSISADDLEVVTEREPTDEELETMVFAWQTLKHVKSNGILFADGTETVGIGMGQVSRVDAVRLAAMKADEHAEGKDAEGAVMASDAFFPFPDGIEEAAEAGIEAVVQPGGSVNDEDVIEAADEHGMAMAFTGQRSFRHD